In Kribbella amoyensis, the genomic stretch CAGGCCACCTCGGCGGATCCCGAGTGGGCCGCAGACCACGATCGAGCCACGCCGCCCGGTCTCACCGGAGCCCTTACCGCCGAAGCTGCGGTTCCGGTTCCTGGTCCCGTTGGTCGTGTTCGTGCTCGTACTGGGGGCCGGTGCGGGCTGGCTGGTCCGCGAGCAGAGCCTCGGCCTGGACACCGAGAAGGTGCTCGGCCTGGCCGGACCGAGTGTGGTCCGCGTCCTCGCCACCACGTGCGACGGCACCGGCCAGGCGTCCGGCGTACTCCTGCCCGGCGGACTCGTCCTCACGGCCGCCTCGGCCATCCGTACCCCGGTCTCGGTCGCGTTGCTCACCGACAACGGCCGCGTCCGGCAGGCCAACGTCCTCGGGGTGACCCGCGACGGCATCGGCGTACTGCGGGTCCGTGGCCGGCTCGAGTTCCCGACGGCCACGATCGCGGAAGGGCCGCCCCGGGATGCGGCCGAGCGCGCGTTCGTGGCGTACGACGGGGACGGCGACCAGGTGATCCGCCAGGCCGGTACCGCGAACCGGCCGCGCGCGCTCACCGACATCCTCGACGACGGCGCCCTCGGTGCGCCCCTGGTCGACCACGACGGCGACGTGATCGGCCTGCTCGCCGGTGAGACCGTTGCCACCGGCAAGGTGATCGGCCTGACCGAGCTGCGCGGGTACGCCGGTCCGGACGCGGCGATCACGCCGGAACCGACGGGCGGCTGCCAGTTCGCCCGCGGACCACAGCACGCCGCCGAGCCGGATCTGGCGGTGGCGAACACCCCGTTGGCGGGCGAGGTCCGGGCGACGCTGGGGGAGTACCTGGACACGCTGAACCGGCACGACTTCGACGCGATGCAGGACACGTATTCGGAGCGGTTGAAGGACCGCGGTGACGCGAAGGTGGACGCGAGGAAGCACGGGACGTCGTACGCGTTCGGTGCCGTGATCACCGAGGTCACGGCGGGCGACGGTGGCGATGCGGCGGACGCGCGGATGAGTTTCACGGTGCTGTTCTCGCCGAACAGCGCCGGCGCCCGCGGCCAGACCTGCAGCCGGCTGGACATCCGGTACCACCTGGTCCGCGAGCAGCAGCGGCTGCGGATCGACAGCACCGCCACCCTCACCGGCAGCCCGGGCTGTGACACGGACTGACACGGACTGACACGCGCCCGAAGGTGCCACCGGGCGACTGGTAGCATCGGAGCCAGCGGGCACAGCGCGGTGCTCTGACCTTTCGAGCCCCTACCGCTTCTGCAGGAGTTGTCTTCCCATGACTGACGCCACCCGACCCGTCGTCCTGATCGCCGAAGAGCTCTCCCCGGCCACCGTCGAGGCCCTCGGCCCGGACTTCGAGATCCGGCACACCAACGGCGCCGATCGCGCCGAACTGATCCCCGCCATCGCCGACGTCGACGCGATCCTGGTCCGCAGCGCCACCAAGGTGGACGCCGAGGCGCTGGCCGCGGCGAAGAAGCTGAAGGTCGTCGCCCGCGCGGGGGTCGGCCTGGACAACGTCGACGTCAAGGCCGCCACCCAGGCCGGCGTGATGGTCGTCAACGCCCCGACCTCGAACATCACCAGCGCCGCCGAGCTCGCCGTCGCGCTGCTGCTCGCCGCGGCCCGCCGGGTCCCGGCCGCCGACCAGTCGCTGAAGAACGGCGAGTGGAAGCGCAGCAAGTACACCGGCGTCGAGCTGTTCGAGAAGACCGTCGGCATCGTCGGCCTCGGCCGGATCGGCGTCCTGGTCGCGCAGCGGCTGGCCGCCTTCGGCATGAACGTGATCGCGTACGACCCGTACGTGCAGGCCGGCCGCGCCGCCCAGATGGGGGTCCGGCTCGCCTCCCTGGACGAGCTGCTGGCCGCGTCCGACTTCATCTCCGTGCACCTGCCGAAGACGCCGGAGACGATCGGCCTGATCGGTGACGAGCAGCTGCACAAGGTCAAGCCCGAGGTCATCATCGTCAACGCGGCCCGCGGCGGCATCGTCGACGAGCAGGCGCTCTACACCGCGCTGAAGGAGGGTCGCGTCGCGGCCGCCGGCCTGGACGTGTTCGCGACCGAGCCGTGCACCGACTCCCCGCTGTTCGAGTTCGAGAACGTCGTCGCCACCCCGCACCTGGGCGCCTCCACCGACGAGGCGCAGGAGAAGGCCGGCATCGCGGTCGCCAAGTCCGTCCGGCTCGCGCTGTCGGGCGAGCTGGTCCCGGACGCGGTCAACGTCCAGGGCGGCGTCATCGCCGAGGACGTCCGGCCGGGCATCGCGCTGACCGAGAAGCTCGGCCGCATCTTCACCGCGCTGGCCGGCGGCGTCGCGCAGCAGCTCGACGTCGAGGTCCGCGGCGAGATCACCCAGTACGACGTGAAGGTGCTCGAGCTGGCCGCGCTGAAGGGGGTCTTCGCCGACGTCGTCGAGGACAACGTCTCGTACGTGAACGCCCCGCTGCTCGCCGCCGAGCGTGGTCTCGAGGTCCGCCTGGTCACCGACCACGACAGCCCCGAGCACCGCAACCTGATCACGCTGCGCGGCACCCTCGCGGACGGCGAGCAGGTCTCGGTCTCCGGCACCCTGGTCGGCGTCAAGCAGTCCGAGCGGCTGGTCGAGATCGACGGCTTCGACGTCGAGATCGAGCTGAGCGCGCACCTGGCGTTCCTGAGCTACGAGGACCGTCCGGGCATCGTCGGCCAGGTCGGCCGGATCCTCGGCGACGCCGACGTCAACATCGCCGGCATGCAGGTCAGCCGGGACCGCAAGGGTGGCAAGGCGCTGGTCGCGCTGGCCGTCGACTCCACGATCGCGACGACCGTGCTCGACGACATCGCCAAGGCCGTCCAGGCCGACACCGCGCGCGCGGTCGACCTGGAGCTCTGAGTCGATCGGTCCCGGGCTACCTGCTCACCGCAGGTCGTCCGGGACCACCGGACACTCGCAGATGAGCGGGTGACCTGAGCAAGCACCACACTGGAAGCACAAGACCGGCCTGCCGCCCGCAGGCGCATGGCGGCCGGCCAGGGCCCGAGTTCGTCCCCACCCGGGGATGGGCTCGGGCCCACCTGCATTTCAAGGGGTCTGTGGATGACGGATTTGCGTGGGACTACGCTGCGTGATCTAGAATCGAAGACATGTTCGAAGGGGATGTCGCCGAGCTCGACGCGACCGAGGTGCTGACCTCGGCCGCGGAGCATCGTGCCGAGCGGGATCGGGTCGAGGCGCGTCTTCTTCTGCATGCTCAGCGGTTCGCCGACCTCCACGGCGCCGCCGGGTTGCCGCTCGGGGATCGCCGGGACGGCCGGGAGCGGGCCGTCGTGTTCGGTGGTGCGGGATGTCCCGCGATTGCGGAGTTCGCGCCGGTGGAGTTCGGCGCGATGCTCGGGATCTCCGCCGGCGCGGCGTCGGCGTACATCGGTCAGGCGCTGGCACTGCGCCATCGCTTGCCGCGGATCTGGGCGACAGTGCTGGCGGGGGAGGCGACGCCCTGGAAGGCCTGCAAGATCGCCACCGCGTGCCTGGAGCTGTCCGAGGACGCTGTCGCGATCGTCGACGAACGGGTCGTTGGGCTGGTGGACACGGTGACGCCGATCCGGTTGCAGAAGATCGTCACGGCGGCCAAGTTCCAGGCCGACCGGGAGGCGGCTCGCGCGGCCGCCGAGCGGAAGGCGCGCGAGCGCGGTGTGTACGTCGGCCGCGCCGATGACCACGGCACCAAGTCTGTGTGGATCCTGGCAGCGACCGGTGACGTGTTGCGCTTCGACGCCACCATCCACTCGCTGGCCCGGGCGTTGAAGGCGCTGGGCGACCCCGACCCGCTGCGCCTCCGCCGAGCTCGCGCCGTGGGGATCCTCGCCGACCCGGCTCATGCCCTCGCGATCCTCGCTGCCGGCCGCGCGGCCAACCAATCTCAGGCCGAACCGGCGGAGGCCGGGGCCACAGTCCTGCCGCCGACTGCTGGCGGGGCTGCGCAGATCGCCTCCGTGCCGCCGGACGCCGCGTCATCGCTGAGCGACGTGCCGCCCGTTCCGGATCTGCCTTCGGGGGCCGAGCAGCGCGAGCCGTGGGATGCCGGCACTGACGACGGCCGGGCGGCCGCTTCGACCGACGCGTTCGCACGCCGGGCGTTCAACGCCGAGCTGGCTCAGCTGGACGGGATCGCGGGTGGCCGGTCGAGTCGCACCGAGTTGTACGTACACCTGACCGACCACACCCTGGCGGCCGGCGAAGGCGTCGTCCGTGTCGAGGGCGCGGGCCCGCTGCTCGCCTCCCAGCTCACCGAGTTGATCGGTCATCGCCCGTACGCGGTGCGGCCGGTGATCGACCTCAACGACAAGATCAGCGTCGACGCCTACGAAATCCCCCGCAGGTTGCGCGAACAACTCGCGCTCATCCATCCGGTCGAGCAGTTCCCGTACGGAACTGTGGAAACCAGGCTTGGCACCGACCTCGATCACGTCGAACCGTATGACCCGAACGGCCCACCGGGTCAGACCAGTACCACCAACCTCGTTCCCCTGCGGCGCTTCGGCCACCGGGTGAAGACGCACGGCCGCTGGCAGGTGCGGAGGAGTCCCGACGGCGTCCTGGAATGGACCAGCCCCAGCGGGTTCGCTTTTCACGTCGACCACACGGGCACCCGTCGCGCTGACCCACGCTCTGGGTGAGAGCGTTGTGCGCCAGCTTCTGTCGGGGTCAGCGCTTGGTGGCGAGCAGTACCGCAGCGTCGGGCGCGACCATGACCTCGACGGTCGTGAAGCGCTTGTCCTGCAGCCATTCCTGGCGCAGCGTGTCGACGCGCCCCTCGTACATCGGCGGCCAGACCGCCGACGGGGTGAAGTCGTCGAGCACCACGAAACCGCCGGGCTCGACCGCCTCGGCAATAACGTCCCGCGCGGACAGCTTCGCCTCCCGCGCGTCCACGAACAGCAGCGAGAACGGCCCGCGCTCGATCAGCGCGGTCCAGTCGGCCTCGATGACCTCGATCCGCTGGTCGTCGCCGAAGAGCTCCGCGACGGCCTTGGCCAGCTGCGGGTCGCTCTCGGCGGTCAGGATCTGGGTACCCTCGGCCGCGCCGCTGCGCAGCCAGGCCGAGCCCACACCGCAACCGGTGCCGATCTCGCCGAGCATGCCGGTCCGGGACGCCGCCAAAGTGGCGAGCAGCCGGCCGGTCTCGTTGCGGGTCGAGCTGACGAATCCGCGCCGGCCGGACAGGCTGAGGGCCGCCGAAACCAGCGGCGGCAGTTCTGGAGGAGCGCTCACGGGGTGAGAGTTGCACAGCTTCGGTCCAGTGGTGTCACTGGTATCTCACATTTCGGGACAGACTGCCCGCATTGTGGCGAATTAGTCGGACGTCAGAGTATCTTCGAGCCCATCATGCAGTTCGCGGTACGTCTCATTCGCTGCCGCGCCGGGGTTCGCTGAGGCCGACCCACCCGGCGCGGAGTCGAGGCGTTCCCCCGCCCGCAGCTGTCGGCCGTTCCTCACACAGCGAGATCAACGGGAGACCAGCATGTACGACATGTACCCGGCCAACTGGCCGGCCGTCGACGGGCGCGAACGCAAGGCGGCCCGGCGCCGCCGCCCGGTACCGAACAACGCCGACCGCCGGGCCGAGGTCCGCGCGGTCCAGGAAGCCATCAACCGCCGCGA encodes the following:
- a CDS encoding S1 family peptidase, which gives rise to MGDGRRELPRPPRRIPSGPQTTIEPRRPVSPEPLPPKLRFRFLVPLVVFVLVLGAGAGWLVREQSLGLDTEKVLGLAGPSVVRVLATTCDGTGQASGVLLPGGLVLTAASAIRTPVSVALLTDNGRVRQANVLGVTRDGIGVLRVRGRLEFPTATIAEGPPRDAAERAFVAYDGDGDQVIRQAGTANRPRALTDILDDGALGAPLVDHDGDVIGLLAGETVATGKVIGLTELRGYAGPDAAITPEPTGGCQFARGPQHAAEPDLAVANTPLAGEVRATLGEYLDTLNRHDFDAMQDTYSERLKDRGDAKVDARKHGTSYAFGAVITEVTAGDGGDAADARMSFTVLFSPNSAGARGQTCSRLDIRYHLVREQQRLRIDSTATLTGSPGCDTD
- the serA gene encoding phosphoglycerate dehydrogenase; this translates as MTDATRPVVLIAEELSPATVEALGPDFEIRHTNGADRAELIPAIADVDAILVRSATKVDAEALAAAKKLKVVARAGVGLDNVDVKAATQAGVMVVNAPTSNITSAAELAVALLLAAARRVPAADQSLKNGEWKRSKYTGVELFEKTVGIVGLGRIGVLVAQRLAAFGMNVIAYDPYVQAGRAAQMGVRLASLDELLAASDFISVHLPKTPETIGLIGDEQLHKVKPEVIIVNAARGGIVDEQALYTALKEGRVAAAGLDVFATEPCTDSPLFEFENVVATPHLGASTDEAQEKAGIAVAKSVRLALSGELVPDAVNVQGGVIAEDVRPGIALTEKLGRIFTALAGGVAQQLDVEVRGEITQYDVKVLELAALKGVFADVVEDNVSYVNAPLLAAERGLEVRLVTDHDSPEHRNLITLRGTLADGEQVSVSGTLVGVKQSERLVEIDGFDVEIELSAHLAFLSYEDRPGIVGQVGRILGDADVNIAGMQVSRDRKGGKALVALAVDSTIATTVLDDIAKAVQADTARAVDLEL
- a CDS encoding DUF222 domain-containing protein, with translation MFEGDVAELDATEVLTSAAEHRAERDRVEARLLLHAQRFADLHGAAGLPLGDRRDGRERAVVFGGAGCPAIAEFAPVEFGAMLGISAGAASAYIGQALALRHRLPRIWATVLAGEATPWKACKIATACLELSEDAVAIVDERVVGLVDTVTPIRLQKIVTAAKFQADREAARAAAERKARERGVYVGRADDHGTKSVWILAATGDVLRFDATIHSLARALKALGDPDPLRLRRARAVGILADPAHALAILAAGRAANQSQAEPAEAGATVLPPTAGGAAQIASVPPDAASSLSDVPPVPDLPSGAEQREPWDAGTDDGRAAASTDAFARRAFNAELAQLDGIAGGRSSRTELYVHLTDHTLAAGEGVVRVEGAGPLLASQLTELIGHRPYAVRPVIDLNDKISVDAYEIPRRLREQLALIHPVEQFPYGTVETRLGTDLDHVEPYDPNGPPGQTSTTNLVPLRRFGHRVKTHGRWQVRRSPDGVLEWTSPSGFAFHVDHTGTRRADPRSG
- a CDS encoding O-methyltransferase, whose product is MSAPPELPPLVSAALSLSGRRGFVSSTRNETGRLLATLAASRTGMLGEIGTGCGVGSAWLRSGAAEGTQILTAESDPQLAKAVAELFGDDQRIEVIEADWTALIERGPFSLLFVDAREAKLSARDVIAEAVEPGGFVVLDDFTPSAVWPPMYEGRVDTLRQEWLQDKRFTTVEVMVAPDAAVLLATKR